The DNA segment AtactatttaattaatgaaaattatgattttaaaagtaataaaatgagtaaATAATTTGATAGAGAAATGTTGGCTGATACGCTCACATTACActttaataaatagtgtaaggcggtcggtgtcaaatataataacccaacaaggttggggtggAATCCTACATGGAATAGGTGTGAAAAAGGATACTCTTATAGTGTGTTGCTCGACTAAAGTCGTATCTCTATTCGGTTAACAGTAACAAGAGAATGGTTTTATAGTAACAACAGTATGAATTGAGTTTGTTTGGAAGTATCAACTAATTTGAAtatttatagagtaattaattggattaaagaaaccaaggttgggtCCCCTTTAATGGAGTGTAATGCTTAtcagtgttaatatgatatatttgtAATGGAAGGTttttttgatatgcaaatgatgtctaAGTGACTACTCAATATTTCCCAATAGTtgagtagtatttcctctttataatTTTCCCAAATATAAAATAGTTGCTATTTAGaaccatcaatatatgccaagTAAAACCCAATTATTCCTaagtgattctattaaacaaggtttaaataCTTGAGtcattgatatttacttctaccaaattctaacccactttcccaagcaaagcaagaatttaatggcacttgttaatgtttgcaatcaccaacaataaatgaagaatgggaagtaaataaatatcaaccaaccattatatatattcaatgttaaacactcaTTAGCATAACATCCATTTAGGATCCACAACctttagtatttaaagttagctactcatactacaaTACAAAAACTAAAGAGTATTTAATGTCATAAAAGCTTACAAAGTAGAGAATCTTCACCCATAAGCTTCCAAAAGTAAGGAATATTAATGTCTTGGAATGTGGTTTAAATACTAGACAAGATGATCCCACAAAGATATCATAAAACTATTTATAGTGGACTCAAAATCGGGACAGAAAACGGACAGAAATGCCCTTTCAGGTCTGATATGCGATCACATTCTTGTCGCAGAGCACTTATGCGGTCCGCATCTTGAAAAATCCTCATCGCATACTGGAACCCTAGTTTACAGGTCTTCTTCGCATTCCAATTATGCGGATCGCATTGCAGAAATATGATCGCATCTTCGTCCTTCAGTGACCTTCATGGTTGGTTTGCGGTTCACTCTGCGACTCGCATGTTGGTTCtgtggtcgcataatggaccacatTCTTGACTTGAGATTTAACCTAGATCTCTGCTTTTGTCTGTGATTTGACGTGTATTCTGCGGCTCGCATGTCTGATCTGCAATCGCATAGTGTATCGCAGACCAACatttttgctacattttgctcttttcttgtctttttgcttCCATTTCCATATTCTTGGGTTCTCAGCCCTTATGTACTGTAGAAACAACAAAACTACATAAGTAACAGAGATAATTgcattaaaacaagctaaaatctaagcaattagtattgaaatgtgccgaaattctccggcacatcaacacccccaacttaaactcttgcttgtcctcaagcaactaaacAAACTTAGCCTATTCTAGACTTTATTTACAAAACATGAAACGATAATGACTACGGGTGGTGTTCATTGCTAGTACTTCAAGCATGCATCTATAATTGTTTTACCCTTCCTGAACTGATAGTATATACAAGGaaaactaatcaacttgtgaacCTTGAGCCTCAGACATTGCGACAAAATGTTACCCTCAGCTAAGTGCAATTGCATTTAACTCAAAAGCTCAACTTTTGTTTAACTCCACAGCTCATGTACCCTCACTAGAAAGAAGGTACCAAAATCACAATATTTACAAGGACAACAAAAAGGGACAGTTTACAAatacactcactctcagaaagaatttcaagtgttacaacatttcataccataagcttgcccttattttaattcaccGCTTATTCAAGAATGTTCGGTTGGAGGTCtcataaggactttttaagcttgtaatgtaggtttcgAGAAGGGTTGGATAGACATTTGGGTACAAGTGACTTCACCCTCtttgaacaatactcacaattttccattttttttactttgcttcttttcaaaccCTCACAGCCTCATTTGCGTCTAGTTTCCACTATAGAACCACCTTACATACCTCTTCTAATTTTATTCAAGGCTCCATACTTTATATACATACacatattttctcttttttttacacAAATCTTTctcttgttgttttttttctcttttggagCTTGAATAATCTAAAACAAACACTTTTGAGGCATGTGGTCCTAACTCAACATACAACCTTACCAATCTCCACTGCGACaccacccccaacttaggcttttagcctcgttctcaatgttcaaggagggacgggttcaaGAGAGGGGATTATTTTACAAAAAAGAGAGAGGTTTGTAATGAGTTGGCCAAAGAAAAGGCTTCAATGCTCAAATTGGGTACTAGTGATATTATTTATGTACAGGTCGGCTTGAAAGGCTACAGAGGTCTAGCAAATAAGACAAAGAATGCCTAAGATCATCCCTCCAACCAAACATACTATCATTAGCATTGAAATACCAACCGGGCAAGTTGTAGATGATATAAGTAAACACGAGAGTTATATACACACAGagaactcacacacacatggtacACGAACTGTTTCATTCACATAATTTGACGCTTTCGAGTCAACACTTGGCAACTCAAGGCTTTCATCATAGACACATGTATAACTCTAGGTCTCCATAGAGTCACAAAGCGAGCCACAAGTTCACAAAGTTGATCACAAAGACTAATTCTCTTAAGAAAGTTGTCAatctatccatcatcgggaaaagtcgacaaaaacaatattttttttgttttttgttttgtttttttatatgtGGAAGGGTATATGCTATGTACAGACACACATGCTTGATACTAGGCAATTACACTAAACCGGTCAAAATGATTCATTCTACGAtcctggttctactattacactCTTGGAAAAGAATCGGGAGAAGAAAAACCAAGAGGAATTGATTCCTAATCACtatctacttgtttttgttgtttttcttttatatggACAATGGTATCATATTTACATAACGCTATTATGAACACAAAACAAACACTAATATTAACATCATCATGAATTTCATAACACAACTCATGTACCGAAGTCATACTAATATATACAAAACAGAAAATACACATAAGTACAAGAGTCTGATTGTAACATAAAGATATGCATATGTACAATAGTTTCCAATATCACAAACATATCTACAATGCTACACTCCACCCACAACTAAAggcatgcattgtccccaatgcataaaaaCAGAGAGATGAGTTTGAGGGGGGCTCCCTGAGGCACACTAAGTGCTATGGGAGTCAGTAGCTGGCTGAGTACTGGAGGGGTCACCCTCGGATGTGGAAGCTGGGACCGATGAGAGCACGGTCTTAGGAGTGACCTCTCCTGATGGAGTAATGCTCTCAGGCTGGTCCAAAGCAGGAGTTGGAGTTGGAGCTGGAGCTGGTGCTGGAGCCTGTGAGCTGCTACTCTCACCCACTGATGGCAGGGTGACTGATGGAGCTATAGGGTTTGCCATGTCTACTAGAGACCGCTGGATCACTGTCTGCATATCTACTTGTTCCACTTCTGCCATAGCAGCCTCTTCAATAATAGCATCCTCGACAGAGGCATCCGCAATCTGCTTTCCTTTATCCTGAGGGCCATCATCGCTTGAATATCCAGAACTTTTCTCATCCTCGCTCCCATCTTCTGATTTATCAGAACCTCCGGACTCCTCCCCAAAATGGATCACAATATGGGCTGGAGGGGCTTTAGGCTGGGAAGCTCCGGCAGTATGAGGGGCAGTATCAGTCATCAATGCAGTGAAGTCAAGACCTAAGTCCGTAGGTGCTGTGCCTTCACCTGATCACCATCTGTGGGAAGGAAGGATGATAGATCGAACTCCAAGTTATGCATCTTTTGGAGCTCGGTCTTCATAGAAGCAACCTCCTTCTTGAGTCCAAGCAACCCACTAACTTCACCCCGCTCTATCTTCTCCACCCTCAACTCAAGTTGCTGTAGACGATCCTCATATTTTGACTGTTGCCGTTGGAGGGCCGTCATTGAGGATTGCATGGGCGTCAGGGCTTGTTTGATTAGATTTGGAAATGTCTTCAAAAGCTGATCTACTTTGGCATTGGCATGCTGAGCCAGTAACCTGAGGAGTCACTGGTGCCTGGGAGTCATTGTGCTCTAGATCAATCGGATCTTAGACCTGAACCTGTGAAGGGGTAGCAGCAACAGTGATACGAGAGATATCCATGATACGTGTGATATCAATATCCCTCGTTTCCTTTTCAGTTTTATCAGTTGGCAGGATGGGAACTTTCACAGCTTTAAACAGAGCTGTGATCAGgcaagggaaaggaagtgaagtTGCATGCTGCATTGCTCGGATCCCTATTTCTTGGAAGATCAACGCTCCTACATCTATCTTGATACCAGTCATGATGCAAGCAATCAAAAAGGCCTTCTCGATAGCTATTTCAGTTTCATTTTGAGTTGGTACCAACCGAGAAGTGACAAAACTGAGCCAGTAGCGACCCTCTCTCGTGAGATTTTCCTTATATATCTTGTGCTGAGGATCGACCCAAGCGGGAGTCCCTTTTGCTATAACTAAGGTAATCCATCCACATTCATTctctttatttttgaatttttcagtgTACTCAGCTGTGCCTGTTCTCCATCCTTTGACGTAGAACTCATTAAGGGCCTCAATGTTGCAGAAAATAGTCTTTCCCCGGACAAGCACTTGGTCGGTGAAAACTTTGTTGCGTTTGTGGTATTTCGTCTTGGAGGCCCCATAGGATGCATAGAATTCCCTCACAAGGGTCTCATTGTACTCCGTGGGTGGATCAATGAAGTTCTCCCATCTCCGTGTTTTTATGTTTTCCAGGATATGGGGGTATTTGTCTTTGAGCCCGTTCAAGCTAAATTGTTTCTCGCCCAGGATTTTGTGCTTTGTGAGCCCTTTTCTAAATACCTCCCTGGACCCATCAACCCCAAATCAGAGCTGGAAATCTTCACCTCGTTTCCTTCTCTCTTCAGCCTCTATATTGATTGAGGGCCTGAGCTCATCCGCCTCAGACTGGGAGGGGCTTGACACATTGTCCTCTATCCGCAATTGCTTACTGGTTGAAGCCCGCTTTGCTGTAGAGGATGAGCATCTCTTTTGACCCATATCTGCACAATGGTGAAGAGTTAGTGACATCATTAACAATACGGAGAAGATACAGACGAATCAAAAGCAAGAAAGAAAATGCGATCTGGTCTGCGATCGCAAAACCATAATGCGGACCGTAGACTTGTTGCAGATCTTGTAGTCTCAACTAGTGGTCTCATTCTGCAGTGAGTTATGCGGTCGTATAaccactatgcggaccgcataaccaTCGCAGACTTGACATGGCTATATGGTTCAAAACTGAAATCTCTGTATCACTCCGCGGTGAATTTGCGGTCCGCATGTCAAATCTGCGATAGCAAAGACACCacatttcatcatcttctttGGAAGATTTAGGGTTTAGTTGTGCGGCcaaaatgcggaccgcattttcaCAATGCAGCCGCAGGTGCCTTCTTCTACACAGATCACCCAAGCTTTCAACAATGGTGGTCCTATTTCATTCTACCCCGTACCCCAAATTATTTTCAACCCAAAAGCATCTACACTATAGAGAAGAAACTACACAAGCATCTAAACACATTTTTGCATAGGATTTAAACGAAAAATCTCTGAACCTACAGTGGAAATCAAAGATAAAATGAGGGAGAAACGAGTAGATACTAGCAGAGTTTGATGATTGGGACAATGAGTGTGACAAATGGAGTCCTTTGGTTGCACACAATTTGAGCTTTATTTGGTTCGAAGTCTGTTCGTGTTCTTCCccctttttttcgttttgtttttcTGTATTCTTTTTACTCCCCCCccctattttttgttttgttttaagtGAGTGAGAGACGAGAGGGTTATGTGGACTTACCTTGTCGATTCTGCGATGGATAGGACACCGTATAACACACAGTGCGACCGCATGTGTGTTATGCGATGAGGTTAAGGACCAACTGAAGGGAGGCAAATGCGGTGCAAAATGTGGTCACATAAATtaaatgcggaccgcataatgcaCCACCTCGCCGCATTTTCAACCACAATTTTAACCCAAATCTCTACTTAGGTTTGTGGCCAGAGTGCGGTCTACATAGCTAAAATGCGACCGCATTTGTGCAGCAGAATTCACCTAGTGGTTTTTCTTCCACTTTTTATGCATTCGTACCAATTGTTGTGATCTTTTGAACCCCCTGCACTCTGACACACACTTTAAATTACTCAAATAAATCTATctatcaaaaactaaaaattcatagaacaaaagagtgttaccacacatgggttgcctcccatgaagcgcttgatttaacatcgcgacACGACGAAGTTGATGTTCCTTTGATTTCACTCAATGGTCGGGCATGGACCATCTTTGAGAGACAGCTGCTCTACCAAATGTTTTTCTCCATCAgtgcccaagtagtgcttgatgCGTTGGCCATTTACCTTGAATGTCCTGGACCCATCTGTTGATTCTAATTCCACCGCTCCATAAGGAGAGGCATTGACCACTTTGAATGGACCAGACCATTTTGATTTAAGATTGCCCGAAAACAATTTGAGCCTTGAGTTAAAAATCAAGACCAAATCACCCGTCTTGAACTCTCTTTTCAAGATCTTCTTGTCATGGATAAACTTCATCTGTTCTTTGTACACAGCTGCACTTTCATAAGCATGGAACTGGAATTCctccatttcattgagttgtgttaacctcaaatttgTAGCTTCAGCCCAATCTAAGTTCAGCCTTTTCAACGCCCACATAGCTTTGTGTTCCAATTCCACGGGTAGATGACATGCTTTACCAAAGACTAGCCGATAAGGAGAAGTACCAATAGGGGTTTTGTAGGCTATGTGGtatgcccacaatgcatcatctagcttccttgaccagtcggtcctatttgcgTTCATAGTTTTTGCTAGAATGCTCTTGATCTCacggttggaaacctcaacttgaccacttgactgtggatgataaggtgtggctACCTTGTGCTTTATGCCATACTTCTCAAGCATCCCCGAGAATGCCTTGTTATAAAAATGAGATCCACCGTCACTAAGGatggctctaggagtgccaaaccgagtgaatatatttttcttcaagaaggcggtcacactccttgcctcattgtttggtaaggcaactgcttcaacccatttggacacgtagtcCACAGCTACCAAGATGTATTTAATCCCGCAAGAACTTACAAAGGGGCCCATGAAGTCGATTCCCCACATGTCAAAGATCTCtatctccatcacaaagtgcattgCCATTTCATGCCTCTTGGAGATTGAACCTTGTCATTGACATTGGTCGcaagccttgaccatttgattggcaTCATGGTAGATGGAAGGCCAATAATACCCACATTCAAGAACTTTAACCGCCGCCCAATTTCCTCCATGATGACCCCCAACCGGTGAGTCATGGCATGCCTTGAGAATTGGCATAACCTCTTCTTCGGGAACAAACCTTCTGATAATATTGGCAGCACAAACACGGAACAAGTATGGTTCCTCCAAATAGTATTGACGGCAGTCTCTCAAAAACTATTTTCTTTGATAAGATTCCAATCCGTCCGGGATAAGGTCACTAACCAAGTAGTTAGCAATATTGGCATACCAAGGAGCAAAAGTGCTAGATAATGCCAATATGTGCTCATCAGGGAATGCATCGTTGATTTCAAGATCTCCCTGTGGTCTCCCTACTTCCTCAAGCCTTGACAAATGATCCGCCATTGATTTTGAGTACCCTTGTGATCTTTGACTTCGAAGTCAAATTCTGGCAACGACAAGACCCATCTAATTAATCGAGGCtttgcatccttctttgccatagGATATCGAAGAGCCGCATGATCAGTGTATACCACCACCTTGGACCCCAACAAATAAGCCCGAAATTTTTTAAAAGCATACACAATAGCAAGAAGCTCTTGCTCAGTTACCGTGTAGTTCATTTGTGCCCCATTGAGAGTTTTACTTGCATAGTACACCGGGTGGAGAACTTTGTTATGACATTGGCCAAGCATTTCTCCAATGGCTACACCACTggtgtcacacatgagctcgaaaggaagTGACCAATCGGGCGTGACAATAATGGATGCCGTGGTGAGCCTTTGCTTTAACTCCTCAAAAGCTTTAAGACAGttctcatcaaacacaaacttggcatccttttcgAGGAGTTTGCACATGGGGTTAGCAATATTGGAGAACTCCTTGATGAAGTGCCTGTAAAACCCGGCATGCCCTAGAAAACTTCTAACACCTTTCACGGAGGTAGGTGGAGGAAGCTTAGAAATAATCTCAATCTTTGCCCGGTTGActtcaataccatgctttgaaattttgtgccCAAGAACAATGCCTTCGTCAACCATGAAGTGATACTTCTCCCAATTTAGCACAAGGTTGGTCTCTTCGCATCGCTTAAGCACTTGTCTAAGATTGTTAAGACAGTGCTCAAACGAATCACCAACCAccgagaaatcatccatgaagacttcaagAAAGTCCTCAACCATGTCGGAGAAGATGGACATCATACACCTTTGGATAGTAGCCAGAGCATTGCACAAGCCAAATGGCATCCGGCTAAAAGCAAAAGTGCCATACGGGCAAGTGAACgtagttttctcttgatcttctAAAGCGATGTTGATTTGATTGTAGCCAGAGTAGCCATCAAAAAAACAATAAAATGACCTCCCcgctagccgatcaagcatttgatcaataaaaggcatagggaagTGGTCCTTGCAAGTAGCACTGTTAAGTTTCCGATAGTCCATACAAACTCGCCATCCGGTCACAATGCGCGTTGGAATGAGCTCATTCTTCTCATTTTCGATcatggtcatgccacccttttttGACACACATTGTACTGGGCTCACCCAAAAACTGTTGGCAATGGGGTAAactaccccggcatccaaccacttgataatctcCTTCTTTACTACCTCTTGCATTGACGGGTTCAACCGCCTTTGATGTTCCACACTTGGCTTTGTTTCGCTCTCCAATTGGATTTTATGTTCAAAAATTCCCGCGAGGATTCAACGAATGTCCAAAATGGTCCATCCAATGGCTTGCCTATGTTCTTTCAAGACTTCCAACAATTggtttacctgcacatcatttaGCAAAGATGAAACGATTACGGGTAAAGTATCATTAGAGCCAAGAAATTTATAACTTAAGTGCGGCGGGAGAGGCTTGAGCTCTAGTTATGGTGGCTCAATGATTGATGGCTTGGTGGGAGGTGTGGCCATATCTCCAAGTCAAGATAAATATTTGCCGGAGTGTAAGTATAGGATCCAAGACCCTCCAATGCATTTACCGACTCCATGTACCCATCCATGTCCTCACCATCAAAGTTTACAAAGATAGCCGCCAATGCCTCACCAAGGCATTGTTCTTCCATTTTCAATTCGACGAcatcttcaacctcatcaaccacATCTATCACTAAAATGCTCTCATACTCATGGGGTAATTTCATACCCTTGCTCGCTTGAAATGTGACTTCTTCATCATTCACCCGGAACTTAATTTCATTTCGCTCTGAATCCATGAGTGCTCTTCCCGTGGCTAGGAATGGTCTCCCCAAGATGCTAGGGATCTCTTTATCAATAGAACAGTCAAGAATTACAAAGTCGGCGGGCAAATGGAATTTTCCAACTTTCACAAtcacatcatcaacaattcctACCGGTCGCTTAATAGATCGATAGGCCATTTGTAACCTTAAGCTTGTTGGGCTCGGCATCCCTAATCCCACTTGCTTGTAGATGGCAAGTGGCATCAAGTTGATGCTAGCCCCATtgtcacaaagggcttttgcaaagtcacGCTCCCCGATAGTGCATGGAATAGTAAATGCTCCCGGGTCCTCTTTCTTTTGGAAAGGGCTTGTGGCAATAATAGAGCTAACCCGGTGAGTCATGTTTACCACCTCATTCTTTGTGGTCCTCTTTTTGGTGATCAAACCCTTCAAATATTTGGCAAACCCCGACATTTCTTGAAAAGCCTCCAAGAATGGAATGTTCACTGACAATTGCTTTAGAATATCATAGAATTTCTCAAGCTTGTTATCATCAACCCTTCTAATAAGTCTTTGAGGAAAaggcggaggaggtctaggaataggAGGTGGAGCTTTTGATGTCTCCTTCTCCTTTTCCTTCACCCCTTCTTGGTTCACTTCTTGCACCTTCTCTTTTTCCGGCaccctttcaacttcaacaaCCCCTTGCTCTTCTGCTTCAACTTCTTGTTCGGCTTCTTCCACAACAATCTCTTGCTCAATGTCACCTTGTAAAACCTTCACACTTCTAGTAGTTATTGCCATGACGTGAGAAGTTGAGCCACTTCCACCACTCTTCGGGTTGGCAATGGTATCACTAGGAAGTTGCCCTTTTTGCTTTGGGTTTTGCTCTCTTGAAAggtctctcatttgcatctctaACTTTTGGATAGATGCGGTGTGAGAGCCAACAACTTTGGTCATGTTTCTCATGGAAGCATCAGACTTTTCTTGGTTTTGCAATACTCTTTCAAGCATGCTTTCTAACTTTGACTCACTTGACGACCCTTGATTTGCATAATGACCTTTTGGGGGAACATACGGGTTGGAGCTCCGGTTTgtaaagttgttgttgttgttccaatttccttgatgcGAGTTACCTTGATCATTTCTCCATTGTTGGTTGCCTTGC comes from the Nicotiana sylvestris chromosome 4, ASM39365v2, whole genome shotgun sequence genome and includes:
- the LOC104249248 gene encoding uncharacterized protein, which encodes MLERVLQNQEKSDASMRNMTKVVGSHTASIQKLEMQMRDLSREQNPKQKGQLPSDTIANPKSGGSGSTSHVMAITTRSVKVLQGDIEQEIVVEEAEQEVEAEEQGVVEVERVPEKEKVQEVNQEGVKEKEKETSKAPPPIPRPPPPFPQRLIRRVDDNKLEKFYDILKQLSVNIPFLEAFQEMSGFAKYLKGLITKKRTTKNEVVNMTHRVSSIIATSPFQKKEDPGAFTIPCTIGERDFAKALCDNGASINLMPLAIYKQVGLGMPSPTSLRLQMAYRSIKRPVGIVDDVIVKVGKFHLPADFVILDCSIDKEIPSILGRPFLATGRALMDSERNEIKFRVNDEEVTFQASKGMKLPHEYESILVIDVVDEVEDVVELKMEEQCLGEALAAIFVNFDGEDMDGYMESVNALEGLGSYTYTPANIYLDLEIWPHLPPSHQSLSHHN